In a single window of the Nicotiana tomentosiformis chromosome 8, ASM39032v3, whole genome shotgun sequence genome:
- the LOC104112862 gene encoding ABC transporter C family member 10-like — protein sequence MDLWLIFCGKYECSQKAGESCTSAFTTFLDSSSCTNHIFVISADILLLMILVFLFSTKFSSRKSVSSSEFQGNSVLSSCSYIVNGSLALAYLCFGTWKVSQKIITDQTILPLLQWLVLLLQGLAWLLLSLFSIKKQDTSSLGKLCLFLASLLVGFLCISSMWQVIVKKVVHTKSVLDLLPLPGVILMIVSASKGQKNLCTCEPLLGEGTDACGKVDSKENTTPFAKAGGFSTMSFFWLNDLLKKGKDKTLNDEDIPELRREDQAGTLYSLFKEQLNKRKQKNSYTRPSVFSTIVFCQWKAIVVSGFFGLIKTVTVSIGPLFLYAFIEVAKGKGAFKYEGYVLAGGILIAKCIESLAERQWFFRTRLIGLQIKSLLTAAIYDKQLRLSNTAKTTHSSGEIINYATVDTYKIGEFPYWFHQIWTTAVQICIALVIMYYAVGLATIPAILLVVASVLGNSPVAKSQHKYLTGLMVAQDKMLRAITEALTSMKVLKLYAWEKHFKNAIEKLREEEYKWLSAVQMQKGYYLVLFWSTPIIVSAVTFWSCYLLKVPLNTTNVFTFLATLRIVQEPIRSVPDILGVFIEAKVSFTRIEEFLEAPELHNRRIEKKYKEKELEHSIIIKSNGISWDANSPNPTVKSVNLHVKPGQKLAICGEVGSGKSTLLAAILGEVPFVDGLVQVHGTVAYVSQNAWIQTGTIRDNILFGSNIDQLKYQEVLERCSLVKDLEMFPFGDETIIGERGVNLSGGQKQRVQLARALYQDADIYLLDDPFSAVDAHTSTCLFNEYVMGALSGKTVLLVTHQVDFLPTFDSILLMSEGKIIQSASFDQLLLSCEEFQNLINAHGDSTKSESNGGCSLKETTKSSKENIHQLCAEEQLIAAVGEQLIKQEERETGYTGLKPYKQYVGQSNGFFYLLLAILSHLLYMVGQLGQNLLLAADLQSSSISKFNLILIYTSIGFGMSLTLFLRSYAVIDLGLKSSKSIFSKLITSIFRAPMSFYDSTPLGRILSRLSSDLSVLDLDMSFRFSQALASTLTTYFSLAILAALTWPILIVIIPTIYMTVILQRFYFASAKELMRIDGTTKSSVASHLAEAISGAMTIRAFEEEDRFCTEYLYLIDRNAIAFFHSFSATEWLIQRLEILCAIVLSSSALAMVLRPFEASNSGYIGMALSYALSLNVFLVSSVQNQCMLENSIISIERLEQYMHIPSERPEIIEGNRPAPGWPSTGKVEIVDLKVRYQPNAPLVLQGISCIIEGGYKVGIVGRTGSGKTTFISALFRLVEPTEGMIIIDGLNISTIGIHDLRTSISIIPQDPTLFSGTVRYNLDPLSEHTDQEIWEVLRKCQLRDVVHQKEGRLDSSVAQDGSNWSMGQRQLFCLGRALLKRRKILVLDEATASIDNATDSIIQKTIRTEFEDCTVITVAHRIPTVMDCTMVLAISDGKLVEYDEPMNLMNKESSLFRQLVNEYWTRSRGSI from the exons ATGGATCTCTGGCTGATTTTCTGTGGGAAATATGAATGTTCTCAGAAAGCCGGAGAGAGTTGTACTTCAGCTTTTACAACTTTCCTTGATTCATCCTCATGCACCAATCACATATTCGTCATTTCTGCGGATATCCTTCTTCTGATGATTCTTGTTTTCCTCTTTTCTACCAAGTTCTCGTCAAGAAAGAGTGTGTCATCCTCTGAATTTCAAGGCAATTCTGTCTTGTCAAGTTGTTCCTACATTGTCAATGGCAGTTTAGCTTTAGCATACTTGTGTTTTGGGACATGGAAAGTTTCACAGAAAATCATCACGGATCAAACTATTCTACCTCTCCTTCAATGGCTGGTGCTGCTGTTACAAGGGCTCGCATGGTTGCTGCTAAGTTTGTTTTCTATCAAGAAACAAGATACTTCTTCACTGGGAAAGTTGTGTCTTTTTCTAGCAAGCTTACTAGTAGGATTTCTTTGCATTTCATCCATGTGGCAAGTAATTGTCAAAAAGGTAGTGCACACAAAATCAGTCTTGGACTTGTTACCACTGCCGGGGGTGATTCTGATGATTGTTTCTGCGTCCAAAGGCCAAAAGAATTTATGCACTTGTGAACCTCTGTTGGGAGAAGGAACCGATGCCtgtggtaaagttgattcaaaGGAGAATACAACTCCATTTGCCAAAGCTGGAGGTTTTAGCACAATGTCATTTTTCTGGTTGAATGATTTATTGAAGAAGGGAAAGGATAAAACTCTTAATGATGAGGACATTCCAGAATTGAGGCGAGAGGATCAAGCTGGGACATTGTACTCTTTGTTTAAGGAGCAactaaataaaagaaagcaaaaaaattCATATACTCGGCCTTCTGTATTTTCAACGATAGTCTTCTGTCAATGGAAAGCCATTGTGGTATCTGGATTCTTCGGTCTGATTAAGACAGTGACGGTGTCAATAGGACCGTTGTTTCTTTATGCCTTCATTGAAGTTGCCAAAGGAAAGGGAGCTTTCAAATATGAAGGTTATGTGCTAGCTGGGGGAATCCTTATCGCCAAATGCATAGAATCATTAGCAGAGAGGCAATGGTTTTTCAGGACTAGATTAATCGGCCTTCAAATTAAATCTTTGCTTACTGCAGCTATATATGATAAGCAACTCCGGCTTTCAAACACTGCTAAGACTACTCATTCATCTGGTGAGATAATAAACTATGCCACGGTTGATACCTATAAGATTGGTGAATTTCCGTATTGGTTTCACCAAATATGGACAACGGCTGTTCAGATATGCATTGCATTAGTCATAATGTATTATGCTGTGGGACTGGCTACCATACCGGCTATACTATTAGTGGTAGCAAGTGTGCTAGGAAATTCTCCAGTGGCCAAATCACAGCACAAGTACTTGACCGGGCTTATGGTTGCGCAAGATAAAATGCTAAGGGCCATAACAGAAGCACTTACTAGTATGAAAGTGTTGAAGTTGTACGCGTGGGAGAAACATTTTAAGAATGCTATTGAAAAGCTAAGAGAAGAAGAATACAAATGGTTATCAGCAGTTCAAATGCAGAAAGGCTATTACCTGGTTTTGTTTTGGTCAACACCAATCATAGTATCTGCAGTTACTTTCTGGTCTTGTTACTTACTCAAGGTCCCCCTGAATACCACTAATGTCTTCACATTCCTTGCCACTTTACGCATTGTTCAGGAACCTATTAGGTCAGTCCCCGATATTCTTGGAGTATTCATAGAAGCGAAAGTCTCCTTCACTCGAATTGAGGAATTTCTCGAGGCTCCTGAGTTGCATAACAGACGTATCGAGAAGAAGTACAAGGAGAAGGAACTTGAGCATTCCATAATTATCAAGTCCAATGGGATATCATGGGATGCGAATTCGCCTAATCCTACAGTGAAAAGTGTAAACCTTCATGTTAAACCAGGGCAAAAGTTAGCAATATGTGGAGAGGTTGGTTCTGGTAAATCAACGCTTTTAGCTGCAATTCTCGGAGAAGTTCCTTTCGTTGATGGCCTG GTTCAAGTTCACGGAACAGTGGCATACGTTTCTCAGAATGCATGGATTCAGACAGGAACAATAAGGGATAACATTCTTTTTGGTTCCAACATTGATCAACTCAAGTATCAAGAAGTACTTGAAAGGTGTTCTCTTGTCAAGGACCTTGAAATGTTTCCTTTTGGTGACGAAACGATTATTGGAGAAAGAGGTGTTAACCTTAGTGGCGGACAGAAGCAGCGAGTTCAGCTGGCACGTGCACTGTATCAAGATGCAGACATATATCTCTTGGACGATCCATTCAGCGCAGTTGATGCACATACCTCAACCTGTCTGTTTAAT GAATATGTCATGGGAGCTCTTTCCGGAAAGACAGTCTTGCTTGTTACTCATCAAGTAGACTTCCTTCCGACATTTGATTCAATATTG CTAATGTCTGAAGGGAAGATCATACAGTCAGCTTCCTTTGATCAGTTGCTTCTTTCTTGTGAAGAGTTTCAAAACCTCATTAATGCACATGGCGACTCAACAAAAAGTGAGAGTAATGGAGGGTGTTCCCTCAAAGAAACAACCAAAAGCTCCAAAGAAAATATACATCAATTGTGTGCAGAAGAGCAGCTAATAGCAGCTGTCGGTGAGCAGTTGATCAAACAAGAAGAAAGAGAAACAGGATACACGGGTCTTAAGCCTTATAAACAATATGTTGGCCAAAGCAATGGATTTTTCTACCTTCTTTTGGCTATATTATCACACCTCCTATATATGGTTGGGCAGCTTGGACAAAATCTATTGTTAGCTGCTGATTTACAGAGTTCAAGTATCAGCAAATTTAATCTCATCCTAATATACACATCCATAGGATTTGGTATGTCACTAActttgttccttaggtcctatgcAGTGATTGATTTAGGCCTCAAGTCttcaaaatctatttttagtaagTTAATAACCTCAATATTCCGAGCACCAATGTCATTCTACGACTCAACCCCACTTGGAAGAATACTTAGTCGG TTGTCTTCAGACCTCAGTGTTTTGGATCTTGACATGTCATTTAGATTCAGTCAAGCCTTGGCCTCAACCTTGACCACATACTTCAGCTTAGCAATATTGGCTGCTCTTACCTGGCCAATCTTGATAGTCATTATACCAACGATTTATATGACTGTGATTTTACAG AGATTCTATTTTGCTTCAGCAAAGGAACTTATGAGGATTGATGGCACAACTAAGTCATCTGTTGCTAGCCATCTTGCTGAAGCGATATCGGGAGCAATGACCATCAGAGCTTTTGAGGAGGAGGACCGTTTTTGCACAGAATATTTGTACCTTATTGATAGAAATGCCATTGCCTTTTTCCATAGCTTTTCAGCAACCGAGTGGTTGATCCAACGTCTTGAAATACTCTGTGCCATAGTTCTCTCGTCCTCAGCCTTAGCCATGGTCTTGCGTCCCTTCGAAGCTTCTAATTCAG GATATATTGGCATGGCTCTATCATATGCTCTTTCGTTAAACGTATTCCTAGTTTCTTCCGTCCAAAACCAATGCATGCTAGAAAATTCCATCATTTCCATAGAAAGATTAGAGCAATACATGCATATTCCCAGCGAACGCCCTGAAATAATAGAAGGCAATAGACCTGCTCCCGGTTGGCCTTCCACCGGTAAAGTTGAGATTGTTGATTTAAAG GTCAGATATCAACCCAATGCTCCACTAGTTTTACAAGGCATTAGCTGTATAATTGAAGGTGGATATAAAGTTGGAATTGTAGGCAGGACAGGTAGTGGCAAAACAACTTTTATAAGTGCGTTGTTTCGCTTGGTAGAGCCAACCGAAGGAATGATCATAATAGATGGCCTAAATATTTCAACCATCGGGATTCATGATCTTCGAACTTCTATATCGATCATTCCACAAGATCCAACACTTTTTAGCGGGACTGTTAGATACAATCTTGACCCTTTGTCAGAGCATACTGATCAGGAAATATGGGAG GTTTTGAGGAAATGTCAACTTCGAGACGTTGTTCATCAAAAAGAAGGAAGACTAGACTCCTCAG TGGCACAAGATGGATCAAACTGGAGCATGGGACAAAGACAATTATTCTGTTTAGGAAGAGCATTAttgaaaagaaggaaaatattagTGCTTGACGAAGCCACTGCATCAATTGATAATGCAACAGATTCCATAATCCAGAAAACCATAAGGACAGAATTTGAGGACTGCACAGTTATAACAGTAGCACACAGAATCCCAACTGTTATGGACTGCACTATGGTTCTTGCTATAAGTGATG GGAAACTGGTAGAATATGATGAACCAATGAATCTTATGAATAAGGAGAGTTCATTATTTAGGCAGCTTGTTAATGAATATTGGACACGTTCTCGAGGGTCGATATGA